A stretch of the Archangium violaceum genome encodes the following:
- the rdgB gene encoding RdgB/HAM1 family non-canonical purine NTP pyrophosphatase, protein MKPRLLFATTNKGKLRELRGLVGDVVEVLALSDLPPIPEPVEDGATFEENAELKARAYAEATGLPALADDSGLCVDALDGRPGVYSARYAEGSDKDRYEKLLGELSGVPDEKRTAAFVCALCLAFPGKGRAFIEVGRCEGRIGHAPRGSHGFGYDPVFILPGGKSMAELTSEEKAGISHRGVAFQKMKSHLLALAGGSPVGG, encoded by the coding sequence ATGAAGCCCCGCCTGCTCTTCGCCACCACCAACAAGGGCAAGCTGCGCGAGCTGCGTGGCCTCGTGGGAGACGTGGTGGAGGTGCTCGCCCTGAGCGACCTGCCCCCCATCCCCGAGCCCGTCGAGGATGGAGCCACCTTCGAGGAGAACGCCGAGCTCAAGGCTCGCGCCTACGCCGAGGCCACGGGGCTGCCGGCCCTGGCGGATGACTCGGGGTTGTGCGTGGACGCGCTGGATGGCCGTCCCGGCGTCTACTCCGCGCGCTATGCCGAGGGGAGCGACAAGGATCGCTACGAGAAGCTGCTCGGAGAGCTGTCGGGCGTTCCGGACGAGAAGCGCACGGCCGCCTTCGTGTGCGCTCTCTGCCTGGCGTTTCCGGGGAAGGGCCGCGCCTTCATCGAGGTGGGTCGCTGCGAGGGTCGCATCGGCCACGCACCGCGGGGCTCGCACGGCTTCGGCTACGACCCGGTCTTCATCCTGCCGGGGGGCAAGTCGATGGCGGAGCTGACCTCCGAGGAGAAGGCCGGAATCTCGCACCGGGGCGTTGCCTTCCAGAAGATGAAGTCCCATCTGTTGGCCCTGGCCGGCGGCTCACCTGTCGGAGGGTGA
- the rph gene encoding ribonuclease PH: protein MRSFNRGALDLRPVTLTPGITRHAEGSTQVEFGHTRVLVTCSVEDRVPPHLMGKGSGWVTAEYGMLPRSTHTRTQREAAKGKQTGRTLEIQRLIGRSMRAAVDLPGLGVRTFTLDCDVLQADGGTRTASITGAYVALVLALRKLHKDGVMPRMPKLTPLAAVSVGVVKGEVRVDLDYDEDSTADVDLNLVATGDGRIVEVQGTAEHQLFDRKALDSMLDAGLAAIRQLIEAQQKALGGS, encoded by the coding sequence ATGCGGTCCTTCAATCGTGGGGCGCTGGACCTGCGCCCCGTTACCCTCACCCCTGGTATCACCCGTCACGCCGAGGGCTCGACCCAGGTGGAGTTCGGCCACACCCGCGTGCTCGTCACCTGCTCGGTGGAGGACAGGGTTCCGCCCCACCTGATGGGCAAGGGCTCCGGCTGGGTGACGGCCGAGTACGGCATGCTGCCGCGCTCCACGCACACCCGCACGCAGCGCGAGGCCGCCAAGGGCAAGCAGACCGGGCGCACGCTCGAAATCCAACGGCTCATCGGCCGCTCCATGCGCGCCGCGGTGGATCTGCCCGGCCTGGGCGTGCGCACCTTCACGCTGGACTGCGACGTCCTCCAGGCGGATGGCGGCACCCGTACCGCCTCCATCACCGGAGCCTACGTGGCCCTGGTGCTCGCCCTGCGCAAGCTGCACAAGGACGGGGTGATGCCGCGCATGCCGAAGCTGACCCCGCTGGCCGCCGTGTCCGTGGGCGTGGTGAAGGGCGAGGTGCGGGTGGACCTCGACTATGACGAGGACTCCACCGCCGACGTGGACCTGAACCTGGTGGCCACCGGCGACGGCCGCATCGTCGAGGTGCAGGGCACCGCCGAGCACCAGCTGTTCGACCGCAAGGCCCTGGATTCCATGCTGGACGCGGGACTGGCCGCCATCCGCCAGCTCATCGAGGCCCAGCAGAAGGCGCTGGGAGGTTCCTGA